A section of the Paenibacillus odorifer genome encodes:
- the pyrH gene encoding UMP kinase — protein sequence MEQPVFKRVVLKVSGESLAGQNGYGIDADMIISIAEQIKEVVELGVQVAIVCGGGNIWRGIAGSASGIDRATADYMGMLATVMNSLALQDALEQIDVPTRVQTSISMQQIAEPYIRRRAIRHLEKGRVVIFAAGTGNPFFSTDTTAALRAAEIEAEVILMAKNKVDGVYSADPFKDSTAEKFEQLTYMDVLNKNLGVMDSTASSLCMDNNIPLIVFAITEQGNIKRVVLGEKIGTIVKGSVD from the coding sequence TTGGAACAGCCGGTATTTAAGAGAGTAGTCCTTAAGGTAAGTGGAGAGTCTTTGGCAGGACAAAACGGATATGGTATTGATGCCGACATGATTATTTCCATCGCTGAACAGATCAAGGAAGTTGTAGAACTTGGCGTTCAGGTTGCAATTGTTTGTGGCGGGGGTAACATTTGGCGCGGGATCGCGGGCAGCGCAAGCGGCATAGATCGCGCTACTGCAGATTATATGGGCATGCTGGCAACAGTAATGAACTCACTTGCTCTTCAGGACGCATTGGAGCAAATTGATGTGCCAACAAGAGTGCAGACTTCGATCTCGATGCAGCAAATTGCTGAACCATATATTCGTCGTCGTGCGATTCGCCACTTGGAGAAGGGCCGGGTTGTTATTTTTGCAGCAGGCACAGGTAACCCATTCTTCTCAACAGATACTACTGCAGCACTTAGAGCGGCAGAGATCGAAGCAGAAGTTATTCTGATGGCGAAAAATAAGGTTGACGGAGTATATTCTGCTGATCCGTTCAAAGATAGTACAGCTGAGAAATTCGAACAGCTTACTTATATGGATGTTCTGAATAAAAACCTCGGTGTTATGGATTCAACAGCTTCATCTTTATGCATGGATAACAATATACCGCTCATTGTATTCGCCATTACAGAACAAGGCAATATCAAACGTGTCGTTCTCGGTGAGAAGATCGGAACGATTGTTAAAGGGAGTGTAGATTAA
- the tsf gene encoding translation elongation factor Ts produces the protein MAVDAKAVKELRERTGAGMLDCKKALEEANNDITKAAELLREKGLSAAANKAGRIATEGVVESYIHAGGRIGVLVEINCETDFVGKTDSFKEFARDIAMQIAAANPRYVRREEVPQEDVEKEKEILKAQALNEGKPEKIIEKMVEGRIGKYYEEYCLLEQTFVKDPDKTISQLLNEKISTIGENISIRRFARFELGEGLEKKVDNFVEEVMAQVNQ, from the coding sequence ATGGCAGTTGATGCAAAAGCAGTAAAAGAACTTCGTGAAAGAACAGGCGCTGGTATGCTTGATTGTAAAAAAGCGCTTGAAGAAGCTAATAACGATATTACTAAAGCAGCAGAATTGCTTCGTGAAAAAGGTCTGTCCGCAGCAGCAAACAAAGCAGGACGTATTGCTACTGAAGGCGTTGTAGAATCTTACATTCACGCTGGCGGCCGCATTGGTGTACTTGTAGAAATCAACTGCGAAACTGACTTTGTTGGTAAAACAGATTCCTTCAAGGAATTTGCTCGCGATATCGCTATGCAAATCGCTGCAGCAAACCCTCGTTATGTTCGTCGTGAAGAAGTACCACAAGAAGATGTTGAAAAAGAAAAAGAAATCCTGAAAGCTCAAGCTTTGAACGAAGGTAAGCCTGAGAAAATCATTGAAAAAATGGTTGAAGGACGTATTGGTAAATATTACGAAGAATATTGCTTGCTTGAGCAAACTTTCGTTAAAGACCCAGACAAAACAATCTCCCAATTGTTGAATGAAAAAATCAGCACCATCGGAGAAAACATCTCGATCCGTCGTTTTGCTCGTTTTGAACTAGGCGAAGGTTTGGAAAAGAAAGTGGATAACTTTGTTGAAGAAGTTATGGCACAAGTTAATCAATAA
- the rpsB gene encoding 30S ribosomal protein S2, giving the protein MAVISMKQLLEAGVHFGHQTRRWNPKMDRYIFTERNGIYIIDLQKTVKKVEEAYNFVKSVAGDNGTILFVGTKKQAQDSVKEEAERSGMFFINQRWLGGTLTNFQTIQKRIDRLKKLESWEEDGTFEVLPKKEVILLRKEKDRLEKFLGGIKNMKGLPSALFIIDPRKERIAVAEARKLGIPIVAIVDTNCDPDEIDYVIPGNDDAIRAVKLLTGKMADAVVEAHQGEDTTTA; this is encoded by the coding sequence ATGGCAGTAATCTCCATGAAACAGCTTCTAGAAGCTGGGGTACACTTCGGTCACCAGACTCGTCGTTGGAACCCAAAGATGGATCGTTATATCTTCACTGAAAGAAACGGAATTTACATTATTGACTTGCAAAAAACAGTCAAAAAGGTAGAGGAAGCTTACAACTTTGTAAAAAGCGTCGCTGGTGACAACGGCACAATCCTATTCGTAGGAACAAAGAAACAAGCTCAAGATTCCGTAAAAGAAGAAGCAGAACGTTCCGGTATGTTCTTCATTAACCAACGTTGGTTGGGCGGAACGCTTACTAACTTCCAAACTATCCAAAAGCGTATTGATCGCTTGAAGAAATTGGAATCTTGGGAAGAAGACGGTACTTTTGAAGTACTACCTAAGAAAGAAGTTATCCTTCTTCGCAAAGAGAAAGATCGTCTTGAAAAATTCTTGGGCGGTATCAAGAACATGAAAGGTCTTCCAAGCGCGTTGTTCATCATTGACCCGCGTAAAGAGCGTATTGCAGTTGCAGAAGCTCGCAAATTGGGTATTCCAATCGTAGCTATCGTTGATACTAACTGTGATCCAGACGAAATCGACTACGTAATTCCAGGTAACGACGACGCTATCCGCGCTGTTAAATTGTTGACTGGTAAAATGGCAGACGCTGTTGTTGAAGCTCACCAAGGCGAAGACACAACTACTGCTTAA
- a CDS encoding endolytic transglycosylase MltG: MIKNRSFLFGLGTGLITGALLLQLMISGGAAPLTKEQVLQGAEKLNMKVIDESAESASGEAENDNKEEITETEGSTVVSKENISPSAPAAAASPTPVVSPTVPESSDKAIAPNKPSTPTDGKVEQPKITPKASAAPTAVAPVTPKVTANASVSVRIPSGSTLTATTDILAKAGVIKDKSTFLEAANKRKINTKIQSGSYSFNKGESIDSIIEKLITLK; encoded by the coding sequence ATGATTAAGAACCGTTCATTCTTGTTCGGACTAGGCACAGGACTAATTACTGGCGCTTTATTACTTCAGTTAATGATCTCCGGTGGAGCGGCTCCACTTACCAAAGAACAAGTTCTACAGGGTGCTGAAAAATTGAATATGAAAGTCATCGATGAATCTGCAGAATCTGCCTCGGGGGAAGCTGAGAATGATAATAAAGAGGAAATCACAGAGACCGAGGGATCGACAGTAGTAAGCAAGGAGAACATCAGCCCCTCTGCGCCGGCTGCTGCAGCCTCCCCCACGCCGGTAGTGTCACCTACAGTACCTGAGAGCTCTGATAAAGCCATTGCGCCAAACAAGCCATCTACGCCTACTGACGGGAAGGTTGAGCAGCCAAAGATCACTCCAAAGGCTAGTGCCGCTCCAACCGCTGTAGCACCTGTAACGCCTAAAGTCACAGCAAATGCTAGTGTTTCTGTTCGAATTCCATCTGGCAGCACATTGACCGCAACAACAGATATTTTAGCGAAGGCTGGCGTCATTAAGGATAAGTCTACTTTTCTAGAGGCTGCAAACAAACGAAAGATTAATACGAAAATTCAATCCGGTTCTTATAGCTTTAATAAGGGAGAGAGTATTGACTCCATAATAGAGAAATTAATAACTTTAAAGTGA
- a CDS encoding DUF342 domain-containing protein: MIGQYALNQYLSITFSEDKGIAYLQFSKKDENFSCSSTELEAFLHSHNIRYGIKSDVVERISSHPEEFFWSKVPIAAGYPAVHGTDGRVMLTVDLEEDRKPLEKADGKVDYKDLVRLRNVLKGKLIAKIIPAQPGKLGMTVTGDELAFKAGKEAHFKIGKNVLIDNDGTSMYAAIDGLVTLTDNGKINVFPVYEVNGDVDYSTGNIDFVGTVVIRGNVLSGFTVKSAGDIRVVGGVEGAELISGGSIEITGGIIGYNKGQVTAGKSVKVSFIQDGNVTAGEDVIVSQSIMHSNIRAGRDVICNGSKGLIVGGIVQSGERVVARTIGNTMSTATVIEVGVVPELRNEINELRQELRQLLENEDKTSKALYLLNQLATNGQLPADKVALRVKLNATKQSHQREEKRIKERVLEIERMLEDTGRARVEVIKTIYGGSKIMISRYTRFVKDATERVVFIYSDGDISLTPYN, from the coding sequence TTGATCGGTCAATATGCTTTGAATCAGTACTTGAGTATAACTTTTTCGGAGGACAAAGGAATCGCGTATTTGCAGTTCTCCAAAAAGGATGAGAATTTTTCCTGCTCATCTACAGAACTGGAAGCCTTCCTGCACAGTCACAATATTCGCTACGGTATCAAGAGTGATGTTGTCGAACGTATTAGTAGTCATCCTGAGGAGTTTTTTTGGAGTAAAGTTCCGATTGCTGCAGGTTATCCTGCTGTGCATGGCACGGATGGACGAGTTATGCTTACAGTAGATCTGGAAGAGGACCGCAAACCGCTTGAGAAAGCGGATGGTAAGGTCGACTACAAGGACTTGGTCCGGCTTCGTAATGTGCTTAAAGGAAAGTTAATAGCTAAAATTATCCCTGCCCAGCCTGGAAAGCTAGGGATGACTGTAACTGGTGATGAGCTTGCTTTCAAGGCTGGAAAGGAAGCTCATTTTAAAATCGGGAAAAATGTACTCATTGATAATGACGGCACTTCGATGTATGCAGCGATTGATGGACTGGTAACGTTAACTGATAACGGGAAAATCAATGTGTTTCCTGTATATGAAGTGAATGGTGATGTGGATTACAGCACTGGAAATATTGATTTTGTAGGTACAGTCGTCATACGCGGGAATGTCCTTTCAGGCTTCACTGTAAAGTCTGCCGGTGATATTCGGGTTGTAGGCGGCGTTGAAGGTGCAGAGTTAATCTCTGGGGGTTCCATTGAAATTACTGGTGGAATTATCGGATATAACAAAGGCCAAGTTACTGCTGGGAAAAGTGTGAAGGTTTCTTTTATTCAAGATGGAAACGTAACCGCTGGGGAAGATGTAATTGTTTCTCAGAGTATTATGCATTCCAATATACGTGCGGGTAGAGATGTTATCTGTAACGGCTCTAAAGGTTTGATTGTGGGTGGAATCGTTCAGTCTGGAGAAAGAGTTGTAGCACGAACTATAGGTAACACCATGTCCACTGCGACTGTGATTGAGGTAGGCGTGGTTCCAGAGCTTAGAAATGAGATTAACGAGCTTCGTCAAGAGTTGCGGCAGCTGCTGGAGAACGAGGATAAAACCTCTAAAGCTTTGTATCTATTAAATCAATTGGCTACTAACGGTCAGCTCCCTGCGGATAAAGTGGCGCTTCGCGTCAAATTAAATGCTACTAAACAATCCCATCAACGTGAAGAAAAAAGAATTAAAGAACGAGTGCTAGAGATAGAAAGAATGTTAGAAGATACAGGTAGAGCGAGAGTTGAGGTTATCAAAACCATTTATGGCGGTTCAAAGATCATGATCAGCAGATATACCCGATTTGTTAAGGATGCTACGGAGCGGGTTGTGTTTATTTACAGTGATGGGGATATATCTTTAACGCCGTACAATTAA
- a CDS encoding FliA/WhiG family RNA polymerase sigma factor has translation MNERKASQLETDELWEQWKEHRDPEAKKKLIESYLHIVDYVSSRLAVGLPKNVSKDDLASNGVMGLIDAIEKFDYKRGLQFQTYASWRVRGAILDSLRQSDWVPRSVREKAKKIEDAYQQLEQKHLRSVSDEEMSQYLNISELEFQNMLQDVAVMSLCSLEDPIREEESETRMSILVDDKAKNPDSKVNEFYLREALTKGIEKLTVKERTVVSLLYYEDLSLSEIAEVMSLSPSRISQLHSKAILRLRGTLEKNRDLLMQND, from the coding sequence TTGAACGAGCGTAAAGCTTCTCAATTGGAAACTGACGAGCTATGGGAACAGTGGAAAGAACACAGAGACCCTGAAGCCAAAAAGAAGCTGATAGAGAGTTATCTCCATATTGTTGATTATGTATCCAGTCGTTTGGCTGTGGGATTACCAAAAAATGTATCAAAAGATGATTTAGCCAGCAATGGGGTTATGGGACTAATTGATGCGATTGAGAAATTCGACTACAAACGAGGATTGCAATTTCAGACCTATGCGTCCTGGCGTGTGCGTGGTGCGATATTAGATTCATTACGCCAAAGTGATTGGGTACCTAGATCCGTTCGGGAAAAAGCTAAAAAAATCGAGGACGCTTATCAGCAGCTGGAGCAGAAGCACTTAAGGTCAGTTAGTGACGAGGAAATGAGCCAATACCTTAATATTAGTGAACTGGAATTTCAAAATATGTTGCAGGATGTGGCTGTGATGTCACTTTGCTCACTGGAAGACCCGATTCGTGAAGAGGAATCAGAGACCCGAATGTCCATACTGGTGGACGATAAAGCTAAGAATCCGGATAGCAAGGTAAATGAATTCTACTTGCGCGAAGCGCTCACCAAAGGTATTGAGAAATTAACGGTGAAAGAAAGGACCGTTGTGTCCCTTTTATATTATGAAGATTTATCTTTAAGTGAGATTGCTGAGGTCATGTCGTTATCTCCTTCAAGAATTTCGCAGTTGCATTCCAAAGCTATTTTGCGGCTGAGGGGAACGCTCGAGAAGAACCGTGATCTCCTTATGCAGAACGATTAA
- a CDS encoding chemotaxis protein CheD — MIEEQSIIKVGMADLNVGSQDSLIRTTGLGSCVGLTLFDPGKKLAGMAHVMLPSSEIAREGQLNIAKFADTAVPELLSRLLELGAVRSRIVAKMAGGSQMFAFAGGSDTMRIGPRNVESCKLALENLKIPLIAEDTGGNYGRTIEIACNTGILFIRSVQKGAKEL, encoded by the coding sequence ATGATTGAAGAACAAAGCATTATTAAAGTAGGGATGGCGGATCTTAACGTTGGCAGCCAAGATAGTTTAATTCGTACCACAGGTCTTGGCTCCTGCGTGGGATTAACATTGTTTGACCCTGGAAAAAAGCTCGCAGGGATGGCGCATGTGATGCTCCCATCATCTGAGATTGCTAGGGAAGGGCAGTTAAACATCGCTAAGTTTGCAGATACCGCAGTGCCGGAGCTCTTATCCCGTCTGCTAGAGCTTGGGGCGGTTCGGAGCCGGATCGTAGCCAAGATGGCCGGAGGTTCACAAATGTTTGCCTTTGCCGGGGGGAGCGACACCATGAGGATCGGGCCTCGTAATGTTGAATCTTGTAAACTAGCACTTGAAAATTTAAAAATTCCGTTAATCGCAGAAGACACAGGCGGCAATTATGGCCGTACGATAGAAATAGCCTGCAACACTGGTATATTGTTTATTCGCAGTGTGCAAAAAGGCGCTAAGGAACTATAA
- a CDS encoding chemotaxis protein CheC, with amino-acid sequence MDVLKEVGNIGAGNAATALSQLLNKPIDMAVPKVQLLNFEEITDKVGGAEELVYAVFLRVEGEAPGNLFFILSPEAAMNLLSRIAGIELSSDEELGEMELSALSEIGNILAGSYLSSLADFTSLSMYPTVPALAMDMAGAILSYGLLQFGQMGDDALLIDTTFFEGKNEIEGQFFLIPDPESFPKIFKSLGVPFEND; translated from the coding sequence ATGGATGTGCTTAAGGAAGTTGGGAACATTGGAGCTGGAAATGCAGCCACCGCATTATCACAGCTCTTGAACAAGCCGATAGATATGGCTGTTCCTAAGGTACAGCTCCTTAACTTTGAAGAAATTACTGATAAAGTTGGCGGAGCCGAAGAACTAGTATATGCGGTGTTTCTACGTGTGGAGGGTGAAGCTCCAGGTAACCTGTTTTTCATTCTGTCACCAGAAGCGGCAATGAACTTGCTTAGTCGTATTGCAGGCATTGAGCTGTCGAGTGATGAAGAGCTTGGAGAAATGGAACTTTCTGCGCTAAGCGAAATTGGCAATATTTTGGCAGGTTCGTATCTTTCTTCTCTAGCAGACTTCACCTCACTTTCTATGTATCCAACGGTTCCGGCCCTTGCTATGGACATGGCTGGCGCCATCCTTAGCTACGGTCTGCTGCAATTCGGGCAGATGGGGGACGATGCATTGTTGATCGACACTACCTTCTTTGAGGGGAAAAACGAAATTGAAGGGCAATTTTTCCTTATTCCCGATCCGGAATCATTCCCGAAAATCTTCAAATCGCTAGGAGTTCCTTTTGAAAATGATTGA
- a CDS encoding chemotaxis protein CheW produces the protein MAEDIKVIVFKLGVEEYGIEVEKVQTIERMMPITRVPKTYSFIKGVINLRGVVIPVIDLRGRFGIEEAEHTDQTRIIIVSVNEMEVGFIVDSANDVIDLNRDSIDTPPDVVGGIKAKYLDGVAKIGDERLLIMLNLSEVLNKSEIVQLESLEG, from the coding sequence ATGGCTGAAGATATTAAAGTGATAGTGTTCAAATTAGGCGTAGAGGAATATGGAATTGAAGTTGAGAAGGTACAAACTATTGAGCGCATGATGCCCATTACTCGTGTACCTAAGACCTATTCATTTATCAAAGGTGTAATTAATTTACGTGGTGTTGTTATTCCTGTAATTGATTTACGGGGCCGTTTCGGCATCGAAGAGGCTGAACACACCGATCAGACAAGAATCATCATCGTATCTGTTAATGAAATGGAAGTAGGCTTCATTGTAGACTCTGCAAATGATGTTATAGATCTGAACAGAGATTCTATTGATACACCTCCTGATGTTGTTGGCGGCATCAAGGCGAAGTATTTGGATGGGGTGGCCAAGATTGGAGACGAGCGCTTACTGATTATGCTCAACTTGTCAGAAGTGCTTAACAAAAGCGAAATCGTTCAATTAGAAAGCCTAGAGGGCTAA
- a CDS encoding chemotaxis protein CheA, whose amino-acid sequence MDMNQYLSMFIDESNDHLQSLNESMMGLEANPEDISIVQVIFRSAHTLKGMAATMGFEDLASLTHQMENVLDLVRNNKLRMQDFIFDTLFKSLDALESMVEDITGGGEGKADVSSIVSSLQAIVRGEIPVAGGEAASVSGPAAQAVETPIHLDEFQFSVLEQSIQEGHQVLYVDVTIRKDCQLKAVRAYMVFDLLERSGEVVKSFPSVQDIEQEKFDQSFSLYYITQKSADQIQAMILNLSEIDKVSAVALDQDSLQQLGQEAAAASEVAATTTEAPAAAVPAASAAKPLPTKEEGNKPATHKTGGAPSRTIRVDIERLDVLMNLFSELLIDRVRLEQLASEVQNGDLTETVEHMGRVSGDLQNIVMKLRMVPVDTVFNRFPRMIRDLAKSLDKKVDLIITGAETELDRTVIDEIGDPLVHLLRNAVDHGIESIADRVAAGKSETGTVYLRAFHSGNHVFIEIEEDGTGIYPEKVLKSAVKKGVITQEQAASMSDDEAFQLLFAPGFSTAEVISDVSGRGVGLDVVKSKISSLGGNVTIYSSPGKGTNFSVQLPLTLSIIAAMLIRLGSEKYAIPLTSIVETGIVKQSQIRTIHGNKMVEFRDSHIPLVSLSRLFSVPDYDESTEEETEIVVVRKGERLVALAVQDFIGQNEIVIKNLGKYLPDVQGISGATILGDGQVALIIDPNAFIK is encoded by the coding sequence ATGGACATGAACCAATATTTATCCATGTTTATTGATGAGTCGAACGATCATCTGCAGTCATTGAACGAGAGCATGATGGGGCTGGAAGCGAATCCTGAGGACATTAGTATTGTGCAGGTAATATTCCGCTCTGCACATACCTTAAAAGGTATGGCAGCAACTATGGGCTTTGAAGATTTGGCTTCACTCACACACCAAATGGAAAATGTTCTTGATTTGGTACGCAACAACAAACTGCGCATGCAGGATTTCATTTTTGATACGTTGTTCAAAAGTTTGGATGCCTTGGAGTCTATGGTTGAGGATATTACGGGAGGAGGCGAGGGTAAAGCGGATGTTTCGTCTATCGTCTCCTCCTTACAGGCTATAGTCCGGGGAGAGATTCCTGTTGCGGGTGGTGAGGCAGCTTCTGTCTCAGGACCTGCTGCACAAGCGGTTGAAACCCCGATTCATTTAGATGAGTTTCAATTTTCTGTTCTAGAACAGTCGATTCAAGAAGGACATCAAGTATTATATGTGGACGTAACCATTCGCAAGGATTGTCAGCTTAAGGCAGTACGTGCATATATGGTGTTTGATCTTTTGGAGCGTTCAGGTGAAGTGGTTAAATCCTTCCCATCCGTTCAGGATATTGAACAAGAGAAATTTGATCAAAGCTTCTCTCTCTATTACATAACTCAAAAAAGTGCTGATCAAATTCAGGCTATGATTCTAAATCTGTCTGAGATTGACAAGGTATCGGCAGTAGCATTGGATCAAGATTCTCTGCAACAGCTGGGTCAGGAAGCAGCAGCAGCCTCTGAAGTGGCAGCCACGACTACTGAGGCGCCAGCAGCAGCTGTACCTGCCGCTTCTGCCGCTAAACCACTGCCAACCAAAGAAGAGGGTAACAAACCTGCAACTCACAAAACAGGTGGGGCACCGTCACGTACCATTCGTGTAGATATTGAACGTTTGGACGTGTTGATGAATTTATTCAGTGAACTTCTTATCGACCGTGTTCGTTTGGAACAGCTGGCTTCTGAGGTTCAAAACGGTGATCTCACGGAAACGGTTGAGCATATGGGCCGGGTAAGTGGAGATCTCCAGAATATTGTAATGAAGCTGCGGATGGTTCCAGTAGATACAGTATTTAACCGATTCCCACGTATGATTCGTGATCTAGCCAAGTCACTAGACAAAAAAGTAGATCTTATCATCACCGGAGCAGAAACTGAGCTAGACCGTACGGTCATTGATGAAATCGGTGATCCGCTGGTGCATTTATTGCGTAATGCAGTTGACCATGGTATCGAATCTATTGCAGATCGTGTTGCTGCTGGTAAGTCGGAGACCGGAACGGTCTATTTGCGGGCTTTCCACAGTGGTAATCACGTCTTTATTGAGATCGAGGAAGATGGAACAGGGATTTATCCAGAGAAGGTTCTGAAATCTGCTGTGAAGAAGGGTGTTATAACACAAGAGCAGGCAGCCAGTATGTCGGATGATGAAGCTTTTCAGTTGTTGTTTGCACCAGGTTTCAGTACAGCAGAGGTCATTTCTGATGTTTCAGGCCGCGGGGTAGGGCTGGATGTAGTGAAATCTAAGATATCTTCTTTAGGCGGCAATGTAACGATTTATTCGTCTCCAGGTAAAGGAACTAATTTCTCAGTGCAGCTGCCTCTTACTCTATCTATCATTGCTGCAATGCTTATCCGTTTAGGCTCTGAGAAGTATGCCATTCCTTTGACCTCCATAGTGGAAACCGGAATTGTGAAGCAATCCCAGATCCGTACAATTCATGGCAATAAAATGGTGGAATTCCGTGATTCGCATATTCCACTGGTTTCTCTTAGCCGCCTCTTCTCGGTGCCTGATTATGATGAGAGTACTGAAGAAGAAACAGAGATCGTGGTTGTGCGTAAGGGAGAAAGGCTAGTTGCCTTAGCGGTACAGGATTTTATTGGCCAGAACGAGATTGTGATTAAGAATCTGGGTAAATATTTGCCTGATGTACAAGGAATATCTGGCGCAACCATTCTTGGTGATGGTCAAGTAGCACTTATTATTGATCCCAACGCTTTTATTAAATAA